In a single window of the Leishmania donovani BPK282A1 complete genome, chromosome 6 genome:
- a CDS encoding oligopeptidase B-like protein produces the protein MAALFPWVPTSNLGYSLSRRVVNKWCPQLRSSYPLPMLDGPFPTEKPEGLELHGETQKPDPFRYMEDLFDRNTQEYTKKEMQHFSLISSKFDFRHSKGRLWAELDAKVVVSSREGGYDKGEERIGDYVYFTRVVPGHDSNAIGFYRKRFGEVDLLAEELINPLFLQQHFGYKDCSIGICRVSEDGRYLAYTLSVEGGDRYLCHIRSVDNATLFHVIRGTNIVSIEFGSGNQFFYTESNELNRPHRVMMQEIRPGILEPPVEIYRDDDEQFFVDVRKTKDNKYVTITSDSKVNCNALVVPASFPVIPTPLKSFFKEGKPLEIAGKSGWNWLDHYNGSFVMVTSDKGPNYRVVYIRDEVALAYGKEAEWKELVPHRDNVQIDDVDLFHGRIILHESHFAFERIQHIRVIKCDGGLDAAAQTPRSEDVVLHFPPLSTVTPGLNKNFRQKAMSFVYSSLIQPPRDCVFNFDSDITPSQARLCASEALFTQRQSEHFTPWDYMWPYSIYRDVCVSEDGTEIPITICQRRDAFIQEATDFEAQPNTPKHCLIYVYGSYGEVPSMHFQLAPYMWMLRRRWTVAFAHVRGGGELPNWAQLGKGENKIKSIQDFIACCEHMVDMGYTKPELMVAAGASAGCVPIAAAMNMRGCGLFGNVLMRSPFLDIINTMIDPDLPLSLAEREDWGDPLNNKRDLDLLKQYDPYYNLNDRVTYPGMMISACLDDDRVPAWNALKYVAKLRQQRTRKDVDPVARPLVLRMRPSGGHYFWGDTENICEELAFLCSQLDLEGPGKMLNDMDVMTHMHNLTATGAMDHDDQQKVFLKWDNWERERIDYHVKLNSFNWEPNFRTVKARKEPFFWVPTDSELDQKKVDEIFRAKERDARESVRSGAKLGSFGKATGRNLYREEQRGKP, from the coding sequence ATGGCTGCACTTTTTCCGTGGGTGCCAACGTCGAATCTGGGCTACTCTTTATCGCGTAGGGTGGTGAACAAATGGTGCCCGCAACTCCGCAGCTCGTATCCGCTTCCTATGCTGGACGGACCGTTCCCCACCGAGAAGCCTGAGGGTCTCGAGCTGCATGGAGAGACCCAGAAACCGGACCCGTTCCGCTACATGGAAGACTTGTTCGACCGGAACACTCAAGAATATACGAAAAAGGAGATGCAGCACTTCTCCCTGATTAGCAGCAAGTTTGACTTTCGACATTCCAAGGGTCGTTTGTGGGCGGAGCTTGATGccaaggtggtggtgagcagCCGTGAGGGCGGATACGACAAGGGCGAGGAGCGCATCGGTGACTACGTGTACTTTACCCGTGTCGTACCCGGGCACGACTCGAATGCGATAGGGTTTTACCGGAAGCGATTTGGGGAGGTTGATCTCCTGGCCGAGGAACTCATCaaccctctcttcctccagcAACACTTCGGCTACAAGGACTGTTCCATTGGTATCTGCCGCGTCTCAGAAGACGGCCGCTACCTCGCATACACCCTTTCGGTGGAGGGTGGCGACAGGTATTTGTGCCACATTCGCAGTGTTGACAATGCCACCCTGTTTCACGTGATTCGCGGTACAAACATCGTGAGCATCGAGTTTGGCTCCGGCAACCAGTTTTTCTACACCGAGTCGAACGAGTTGAACCGGCCTCACCGCGTCATGATGCAGGAAATACGACCCGGCATATTAGAGCCACCGGTGGAGATTTAccgtgacgacgacgagcagTTTTTCGTGGATGTGCGCAAGACGAAGGATAACAAGTACGTCACGATAACCTCGGACTCGAAGGTGAACTGCAACGCGCTAGTCGTGCCCGCATCCTTCCCTGTTATTCCGACCCCTCTCAAGTCCTTCTTCAAGGAGGGCAAGCCGCTCGAGATTGCAGGGAAGTCAGGATGGAACTGGCTGGATCACTACAACGGCAGCTTTGTCATGGTGACATCCGACAAGGGGCCGAACTACCGTGTGGTGTACATTcgcgacgaggtggcgctggcttatgggaaggaggcggagtgGAAAGAGCTTGTGCCGCACCGCGACAACGTGCAAATCGATGACGTCGATCTGTTCCACGGTCGCATCATCCTTCACGAGTCGCACTTCGCCTTCGAGCGCATTCAGCACATCCGCGTCATCAagtgcgacggcggcctcgacgccgctgcgcagacaCCACGAAGCGAGGACGTGGTGCTGCACTTTCCCCCGCTAAGCACGGTGACCCCAGGCCTGAACAAGAACTTTAGGCAAAAGGCAATGAGCTTCGTCTACAGCAGCCTGAttcagccgccgcgcgacTGTGTCTTCAACTTCGACTCTGACATCACGCCTAGCCAGGCGAGGCTGTGCGCGTCTGAGGCGCTCTTCACACAACGCCAGTCGGAGCACTTCACGCCGTGGGATTACATGTGGCCCTACAGCATCTACCGCGATGTCTGCGTCTCGGAAGACGGGACGGAGATCCCAATAACGATATGCCAGCGCCGTGACGCATTCATTCAGGAAGCGACGGACTTTGAGGCGCAGCCCAACACGCCCAAGCACTGCCTCATCTACGTGTACGGCTCCTACGGCGAAGTTCCGTCGATGCACTTCCAGCTGGCCCCGTACATGTGGATGTTGCGGCGACGTTGGACCGTTGCCTTTGCGCAcgtccgtggcggcggcgagctgccCAACTGGGCACAGctggggaagggagagaacaAAATCAAGTCTATCCAGGACTTCATCGCGTGCTGCGAGCACATGGTGGACATGGGCTACACAAAGCCAGAGCTGATGGTGGCTGCGGGGGCGAGCGCCGGCTGTGTACCGATTGCGGCAGCCATGAACATGCGCGGGTGTGGGCTGTTCGGCAATGTACTGATGCGGTCGCCGTTCCTGGATATCATTAACACCATGATAGATCCCGACCTCCCGCTTTCACTCGCCGAGCGCGAGGACTGGGGTGACCCGCTCAACAACAAGAGAGACCTGGACCTGCTCAAGCAGTACGACCCATACTACAACTTGAACGACCGTGTGACGTACCCTGGAATGATGATATCGGCCTGCCTCGATGACGACCGTGTTCCGGCTTGGAACGCGCTCAAGTACGTGGCaaagctgcggcagcagcgcacccgcAAGGACGTGGATCCGGTCGCTCGCCCTCTGGTGCTGCGCATGCGACCAAGCGGCGGCCACTACTTCTGGGGCGACACAGAGAACATCTGCGAGGAGCTTGCGTTTCTGTGTTCGCAGTTGGACCTTGAGGGTCCTGGCAAGATGCTTAACGACATGGATGTCATGACCCACATGCACAACCTTACCGCCACCGGTGCCATGGATCACGACGACCAGCAAAAGGTGTTCCTGAAATGGGATAActgggagagggagcgcaTCGACTACCACGTGAAGCTGAACTCCTTCAATTGGGAGCCGAACTTCCGCACGGTGAAGGCTCGGAAGGAGCCGTTCTTCTGGGTGCCGACGGACTCGGAGCTTGACCAGAAGAAGGTGGACGAAATTTTTCGTGCAAAGGAACGCGACGCCCGAGAGAGCGTTCGCTCTGGGGCGAAGCTGGGGAGCTTTGGCAAGGCAACCGGTCGCAACCTCTATcgagaggagcagcgcggGAAGCCGTAG